GGTCGGTGTAGTCCACCACCTGCACCTGCCCGCCCTCGGCCTTGAAGTAGTCCCGCACCGCCTTCACCACCATGCCGCTCATGTTCCACAGGTCGGATCGGGTCTCCTCCAGCAGCGCGTCATCGGCGTGCACCAGCAGGATGCCCACCGACACGGGCTGCCCCTCCAGCCGCAGCAGCGGCGGTTGCTGGCGCGTCACCTCCACCGTCACCGTGGGCGGTCCCGCCTCCTCCGCCCGCTCGTGACGCGGGCCCGCCAGGCCCGGACCTCCGGCCAGCATCAGCAGCAACCCCAGGCAGGGCGCCAGCACCCTCATCACCCACCGAAGCATCCTCATGTGCCCCCGTGCGTCATGGCCGCTTCGTGAGCAGGGCGCGCGCCACCCGCACCGAGCCCGGCAGCGCGGGCTCCAGCGGTGCCCCGGACTCGAGGGCCTTCACCGCGGCCCCCAGCGCGAAGGGCTCCGGCGAGAAGAGGGCGTACAGCGCCTCGGTACCCGGCGTCCCATCCAGCTCGATGGCCCCGGGCAGCAGGGTCTGGCCCGGCGTATACGCCACCGCCGCGTCCCCGCCGTACGGGTAGTACACCGTCACCCGCCCCGCTCCGTCCCGGCTCAGCACCGCCACGTATCCGCTCGCCCCAGCCTTCACCTCGAATTGGATCGACTCCCCCTCGCCGAGCGTCTCGCCGGGGCCCACGGGCACGCCCCTCCCCGCCTGATTCCGGTACACGCCCAGCACCAGGCTCCCCTTGGCCGTGTACTCGGGCTCGGGGGTCTCCACGACGGGCCTCAGCAGCACACCACCGAACACGGCCACGGCGGACGTCGCCAGCGCCGCTCCGAGCAACACCCCCCACCTCCTCCGCCGCTCCTTCCGAGGCTCGGGCTCCACGCGGGCCGCGAACGCCGCGGGCGGCTGCCGCAACAGGAAGGCCGCCGAGTCCGCTCGCAGCTCCGCGAGCCGCTCCCGATCCGCCTCCGAGCTGGCCAGCTCCTCCTCCACCCGGGCCCTCGCCTCCGGCTCCAGCGCCGAGGCCAGGTACATCTCCAACACCGCGTCCTGGACGCGCCGCGCTCCCTGGCTCATGCCGCCCTCCCATCCTCGAAGCGGGCGCTGCGCTTGCGCGCCCGGGTGGCGAAGTCCTCCAGCAACCGGCCCACCGTCTTGCGTGTCAGCCCGAGCAC
The DNA window shown above is from Archangium lipolyticum and carries:
- a CDS encoding DUF4384 domain-containing protein; its protein translation is MSQGARRVQDAVLEMYLASALEPEARARVEEELASSEADRERLAELRADSAAFLLRQPPAAFAARVEPEPRKERRRRWGVLLGAALATSAVAVFGGVLLRPVVETPEPEYTAKGSLVLGVYRNQAGRGVPVGPGETLGEGESIQFEVKAGASGYVAVLSRDGAGRVTVYYPYGGDAAVAYTPGQTLLPGAIELDGTPGTEALYALFSPEPFALGAAVKALESGAPLEPALPGSVRVARALLTKRP